In Brevundimonas sp. SGAir0440, one DNA window encodes the following:
- a CDS encoding phytoene/squalene synthase family protein — translation MIDAVLDHSRQSMEQGSKSFAAAARLFPAAIRDDAWMLYSWCRHCDDEIDGQVLGHGAVGIDPVLAGEKLDELRLRTAAALAGEPQTDPVFTAFQRVAMRHGIPADEAMDLLQGFEMDVVGRRYDTLEDTLDYAYHVAGVVGVMMARIMGVDDAPTLRRAQDLGLAFQLTNIARDVVEDAKGGRVYLPGVWLDEAGVPRDQVDQPQHRAAVARTAQRLVAAAEPFYASARWGLRDLNPRSAWAIATARGVYRSIGRHVSRAGVTAWDGRTSVDKAGKLMLLGRGGLIALWCKTLDAWREPPPRPALWTHV, via the coding sequence ATGATTGACGCCGTCCTGGATCACAGCCGCCAGTCGATGGAGCAGGGGTCCAAGAGCTTCGCCGCCGCCGCGCGCCTGTTCCCGGCGGCGATCCGGGACGACGCGTGGATGCTGTATTCCTGGTGCCGGCATTGCGACGACGAGATCGACGGCCAGGTGCTGGGCCACGGCGCAGTCGGCATCGATCCGGTGCTGGCCGGCGAGAAGCTGGACGAGTTGCGCCTTCGCACCGCCGCCGCCCTGGCCGGAGAGCCGCAGACGGACCCGGTCTTCACCGCCTTCCAGCGCGTCGCCATGCGTCATGGCATTCCAGCCGATGAGGCGATGGACCTGTTGCAAGGGTTCGAGATGGACGTGGTCGGCCGGCGTTACGACACGCTGGAGGACACGCTGGACTATGCCTATCACGTCGCCGGCGTCGTCGGGGTGATGATGGCGCGGATCATGGGGGTGGACGATGCGCCGACCCTGCGACGCGCACAGGACCTGGGGCTTGCGTTCCAGCTGACGAACATCGCCCGCGACGTGGTCGAGGACGCGAAGGGCGGGCGCGTCTATCTGCCCGGCGTCTGGCTGGATGAGGCGGGCGTGCCGCGCGATCAGGTCGATCAGCCCCAGCACCGCGCCGCCGTGGCCCGGACCGCGCAGCGTCTGGTGGCGGCGGCCGAGCCCTTCTACGCCTCGGCGCGGTGGGGTTTGCGCGATCTGAACCCGCGTTCGGCCTGGGCCATCGCCACGGCGCGCGGCGTCTATCGTTCGATCGGCCGCCATGTGTCGCGCGCCGGCGTGACCGCCTGGGACGGACGGACGTCGGTCGACAAGGCTGGCAAGCTGATGCTGCTGGGACGGGGTGGCCTGATCGCCCTGTGGTGCAAGACGCTGGACGCCTGGCGCGAGCCGCCGCCGCGCCCGGCGTTGTGGACCCACGTCTGA
- the fni gene encoding type 2 isopentenyl-diphosphate Delta-isomerase, whose protein sequence is MSTDADALIRRKDEHIDHVRAGRGVSQTTSGLDAVRFVHDALPDIDHDAIDLATRFLGRPVALPFLISSMTGGPSRAEAINARLAEAAQALGVVLAVGSQRVALETDGGLGLGLDLRRRAPDAMILANLGAVQFALGYGVDEARRAMEMIGADALILHLNPLQEGVQPEGDRDWRGVARGIEQVAAAFPARLIVKETGAGLSGAVARRLADMGVAALDVAGAGGTNWGLIEGARATGGRAEALAAPFAGWGVPTARSLADCAQAAPELDLIGSGGIRDGLDAARAIRLGARLVGQAAGVLESALTSTEAVVDHLDLMAAQLRLACFCTGSADLTALSQAPLLEAPRF, encoded by the coding sequence ATGTCCACCGACGCCGATGCCTTGATCCGGCGCAAGGACGAACACATCGACCACGTCCGGGCCGGTCGGGGCGTCAGCCAGACGACATCGGGTCTGGACGCCGTCCGTTTTGTTCACGACGCCCTGCCGGATATCGATCACGACGCCATCGATCTGGCGACGCGCTTTCTGGGGCGACCGGTCGCCTTGCCGTTCCTGATCAGTTCGATGACCGGCGGGCCCTCGCGGGCCGAGGCGATCAATGCGCGGCTGGCCGAGGCCGCCCAGGCATTGGGCGTGGTGCTGGCGGTCGGCTCGCAGCGCGTGGCGCTGGAGACGGACGGCGGTCTGGGTCTGGGGCTGGACCTGCGACGCCGGGCCCCCGATGCTATGATTCTGGCCAACCTGGGCGCCGTGCAGTTCGCCCTGGGCTATGGCGTCGATGAGGCGCGGCGGGCCATGGAGATGATCGGCGCCGACGCCCTGATCCTCCATCTCAATCCATTGCAGGAGGGCGTTCAGCCCGAGGGCGATCGCGATTGGCGCGGCGTGGCGCGAGGCATCGAACAGGTTGCGGCGGCTTTCCCGGCCCGTCTGATCGTCAAGGAGACGGGCGCCGGCCTGTCAGGCGCGGTGGCGCGCCGTCTGGCGGACATGGGCGTCGCTGCGCTGGACGTCGCCGGGGCGGGCGGCACCAACTGGGGCCTGATCGAAGGCGCACGAGCGACGGGCGGTCGGGCGGAAGCGCTGGCCGCGCCTTTCGCCGGCTGGGGCGTACCGACGGCGCGCAGCCTGGCAGACTGCGCCCAGGCCGCGCCGGAACTGGATCTGATCGGGTCGGGCGGAATCCGCGACGGGCTGGATGCAGCGCGTGCGATTCGGCTGGGCGCCCGTCTGGTCGGTCAGGCGGCGGGCGTGCTCGAGTCGGCGCTGACCTCGACCGAGGCCGTGGTGGATCATCTGGATCTGATGGCGGCTCAGTTGAGACTGGCCTGTTTCTGCACCGGGTCGGCGGACCTTACCGCCCTGTCTCAGGCGCCGTTGCTGGAAGCGCCGCGCTTCTGA
- a CDS encoding fatty acid desaturase, translating to MSAVTPMSRVVPNQALIGLTLAGLIAAAWLSLHIYGVYFHRWTIWSVLTVPLIVAVQTWLSVGLFIVAHDAMHGSLAPGRPRLNTAIGSLALALYAGFRFAPLKTAHHAHHAAPGTADDPDFHAEAPRAFLPWFYNFFRTYFGWRELAVLTILVAVAVLVLGARMPNLLVFWAAPALLSALQLFTFGTWLPHRHTDDAFPDHHNARTSPFGPVLSLLTCFHFGRHHEHHLTPWKPWWRLFS from the coding sequence ATGTCCGCCGTCACGCCAATGTCACGGGTCGTCCCGAACCAGGCCCTGATCGGCCTGACGCTGGCTGGCCTGATCGCGGCGGCCTGGCTGAGCCTGCATATCTACGGCGTCTATTTTCATCGCTGGACGATCTGGAGCGTCCTGACCGTTCCGCTGATCGTCGCCGTCCAGACCTGGCTATCCGTCGGCCTGTTCATCGTCGCCCACGACGCCATGCACGGCTCGCTGGCCCCGGGCCGCCCACGGCTGAACACGGCGATCGGCAGCCTGGCGCTGGCCCTCTACGCCGGTTTTCGGTTCGCGCCCTTAAAGACGGCCCACCACGCCCATCACGCCGCGCCCGGCACGGCGGACGATCCCGACTTTCACGCCGAGGCCCCCCGCGCCTTCCTGCCGTGGTTCTACAACTTCTTCCGCACCTATTTCGGCTGGCGAGAACTTGCCGTTCTGACCATCCTTGTGGCCGTCGCCGTGCTGGTCCTTGGCGCCCGCATGCCCAACCTTCTGGTCTTCTGGGCCGCGCCCGCCCTGCTCTCTGCGCTTCAGTTGTTCACCTTCGGCACCTGGCTGCCTCACAGGCATACCGACGACGCCTTCCCCGATCATCACAACGCCCGCACCAGCCCTTTCGGCCCGGTCCTGTCGCTGCTGACCTGCTTCCACTTCGGCCGCCACCACGAACACCACCTGACCCCCTGGAAGCCCTGGTGGCGTCTTTTCAGCTAG
- a CDS encoding sterol desaturase family protein, with product MSWPTMILLFLATFLGMEVFAWAMHRFVMHGLLWTWHRSHHEPHDDVLEKNDLFAVVFAAPAIIFVALGLHVWPWMLPIGMGVTAYGLIYFFFHDGLVHRRFPTGIAGRSGFWTRRIQAHRLHHAVRTREGCVSFGFLWVRSARALKAELSQKRGASSNGA from the coding sequence ATGTCCTGGCCGACGATGATCCTGCTGTTCCTCGCCACCTTTTTGGGGATGGAGGTCTTCGCCTGGGCGATGCATCGCTTTGTCATGCACGGCCTGCTGTGGACCTGGCACCGCAGCCATCATGAGCCGCACGACGACGTGCTGGAAAAGAACGACCTGTTCGCCGTGGTGTTCGCCGCCCCGGCCATCATCTTTGTGGCTCTCGGGTTGCACGTCTGGCCTTGGATGCTGCCGATCGGCATGGGCGTTACAGCCTATGGACTGATCTATTTCTTCTTTCACGACGGGCTGGTGCATCGCCGTTTCCCGACGGGGATCGCGGGCCGCTCGGGGTTCTGGACTCGACGCATTCAGGCCCACCGGCTGCATCACGCGGTGCGGACACGCGAGGGCTGCGTATCGTTCGGTTTCCTGTGGGTGCGTTCGGCGCGGGCGCTGAAAGCCGAACTGTCTCAGAAGCGCGGCGCTTCCAGCAACGGCGCCTGA
- a CDS encoding polyprenyl synthetase family protein produces MAIVGIRRQPPLAGASCDPDDLRLQVQARLAEVAPAHDGLLSTAAREALLGQGKRVRPVLAMLAAAHVGGEPEDALDYACALEMVHVASLVLDDLPCMDDASLRRGQPTLHRRHGEDTAVLAAVALLNQATRLVLQTPAPAETRLAALDLLTQAIGFDGLSEGQMRDLRDDARDRDETALRQINDLKTGALFVATVRGGGLLGGGDAQDLARLSVFGEAIGFAFQLCDDLLDVCSTVDAVGKDVGQDDDTTTFVDLWGECRTRAAVRQSLAKAVEAVGHDSPLALYVLDFFQQAELGV; encoded by the coding sequence ATGGCCATCGTCGGCATCCGGCGCCAACCGCCTCTGGCGGGCGCATCCTGCGACCCCGACGATCTGCGCCTGCAGGTTCAGGCGCGTCTGGCCGAGGTCGCCCCGGCGCATGACGGCCTGTTGTCCACGGCGGCCCGCGAGGCCTTGCTGGGACAGGGAAAACGCGTCCGGCCGGTGCTGGCCATGCTGGCGGCGGCGCATGTCGGCGGAGAGCCGGAAGACGCCCTGGACTATGCCTGCGCCCTGGAAATGGTCCATGTTGCGTCGCTGGTTCTGGACGATCTGCCATGCATGGACGACGCCTCGTTGCGTCGCGGCCAGCCGACCCTGCACCGTCGCCACGGCGAGGACACGGCGGTTCTGGCGGCCGTGGCCCTGTTGAATCAGGCGACGCGTCTGGTGCTGCAGACCCCGGCGCCGGCGGAAACGCGTCTCGCGGCCCTGGACCTTTTGACGCAGGCGATCGGCTTCGATGGTCTGTCCGAGGGTCAGATGCGCGATCTGCGCGACGACGCGAGGGATCGCGACGAAACCGCCCTGCGCCAGATCAACGATCTGAAAACCGGCGCCCTGTTCGTCGCCACCGTGCGTGGCGGCGGCCTGCTCGGCGGCGGCGATGCGCAGGATCTGGCGCGGCTGTCGGTCTTTGGGGAGGCGATCGGCTTCGCCTTCCAGCTCTGCGACGATCTGCTGGATGTCTGTTCGACCGTCGATGCGGTCGGCAAGGACGTGGGTCAGGACGACGACACCACCACCTTCGTCGATCTGTGGGGTGAATGCCGGACCCGCGCGGCGGTGCGGCAATCCTTGGCCAAGGCGGTCGAGGCGGTCGGCCATGACAGCCCCCTGGCCCTCTATGTCCTGGACTTTTTCCAGCAGGCCGAACTTGGGGTCTGA
- the crtY gene encoding lycopene beta-cyclase CrtY, whose amino-acid sequence MQVDAFDTSAPDLVLVGGGLANGLLALRLSQVRPDLDVRIVEAAQTLGGVHTWSFFDSDLTQAQRDWIAPLVVHRWPGYSVRFPQFERALSTPYCSVTAERFAAVVKAALPGRIMLGAPVASVSPTEAVLVDGQRLSAKAVIDGRGPTATPDLALGFQKFVGLEVRLAAPHGLTTPIVMDACVDQAGGYRFLYTLPFDDRTLLIEDTRYTDGDALDRESFRQGVLDYARAQGWKIDTVLREEDGVLPVALDGDIGAHLSRMGLTALSGLRAGLFHPTTGYSLPDAVRLADRLARDFEPATVAEDIRRHAHDVWAGRGFYRLLNRMLFRAARPDERYKVLERFYRLPQPLVERFYAAGSTLADKARILSGKPPVPIGAALTCLVEKGRA is encoded by the coding sequence ATGCAGGTCGACGCCTTTGACACTTCCGCGCCGGACCTTGTGCTGGTGGGCGGCGGCCTGGCCAATGGCCTGCTGGCGCTGCGGCTGTCACAGGTCCGTCCTGATCTGGATGTGCGAATCGTCGAGGCGGCGCAGACCTTGGGCGGGGTCCACACCTGGTCCTTCTTCGACAGCGACCTGACGCAGGCGCAGCGCGACTGGATCGCGCCTCTGGTGGTGCATCGCTGGCCGGGATACAGCGTCCGTTTTCCCCAGTTCGAACGCGCGCTGTCGACGCCCTATTGCAGCGTCACGGCCGAACGGTTCGCGGCGGTGGTCAAGGCGGCCTTGCCCGGACGGATCATGCTGGGTGCGCCGGTCGCCTCGGTGTCGCCGACCGAAGCGGTGCTGGTTGACGGACAGCGTCTGAGCGCCAAGGCGGTGATCGATGGGCGCGGGCCGACCGCGACGCCGGATCTGGCGCTGGGTTTCCAGAAATTCGTCGGGCTGGAGGTGCGGCTGGCGGCGCCGCACGGTCTGACCACGCCCATCGTCATGGACGCCTGTGTCGATCAGGCCGGGGGCTACCGGTTTCTCTACACCCTGCCGTTCGATGATCGCACGCTGCTGATCGAGGATACGCGCTACACCGACGGCGATGCGCTGGATCGCGAGTCGTTCCGTCAGGGCGTGCTGGATTACGCCCGCGCGCAAGGCTGGAAGATCGATACGGTGTTGCGCGAGGAGGACGGCGTCCTGCCCGTGGCGCTCGACGGCGACATCGGGGCGCATTTGTCGCGGATGGGGCTGACAGCGCTCAGCGGCTTGCGCGCCGGGCTGTTTCACCCGACCACCGGCTATTCCCTGCCGGACGCCGTGCGCCTGGCCGACCGATTGGCGCGGGATTTCGAACCGGCGACGGTCGCCGAAGACATCCGTCGCCATGCGCATGACGTATGGGCCGGACGAGGCTTCTATCGGTTGCTGAACCGGATGCTATTCCGTGCGGCGCGGCCCGATGAACGATACAAGGTGCTGGAGCGGTTCTATCGTCTGCCCCAGCCGTTGGTCGAACGCTTCTACGCCGCTGGATCCACTCTCGCCGACAAGGCGCGGATCCTGAGCGGAAAACCCCCGGTGCCGATCGGCGCCGCACTGACCTGTCTGGTCGAAAAAGGACGTGCGTGA
- a CDS encoding ABC transporter permease, protein MILTLLLPPLVYLLFAAIFGAGARGDIDTTVVLHDASRTPATAAVREAVSKDMGARLRIVEDREVFDRAVIDGRADAGILIQPSTQGPPKLVIVSAAGRDVAASALQARLEPMAAALSGQVARPAPRVQTLQIGPQGDVQATSYAGAVSVMFVFFAAMHGAMGGLDDRRSGLQSRLALARGGLAPILGGRAAWLTAVGVMQSTAVFVAAWFKLPDLAPWQMAAAAVTALAVGFCAAGLALALTAACRSREQAQPLTTFVVLLLAALGGSMAPRFLMPEAFRDLGWITPHAWAIEAYQAVIWRGEFTSTVIAAWAVMAGLGAGGLAVALMLERRRAAR, encoded by the coding sequence GTGATCCTGACCCTGCTGTTGCCGCCCCTGGTCTATCTTTTGTTCGCGGCGATCTTCGGCGCGGGCGCACGGGGCGACATCGACACCACAGTCGTCCTGCATGACGCGTCGCGCACGCCCGCGACGGCGGCGGTCCGCGAGGCTGTGTCGAAGGACATGGGCGCGCGTCTTCGCATCGTCGAAGATCGCGAGGTCTTCGACCGCGCCGTCATCGACGGTCGCGCTGACGCCGGCATACTGATCCAGCCATCGACGCAGGGGCCGCCAAAACTGGTGATCGTTTCCGCCGCCGGCCGGGACGTGGCGGCGTCGGCGCTTCAGGCGCGGCTGGAGCCGATGGCCGCCGCCCTGTCGGGACAGGTCGCACGACCTGCACCGCGCGTTCAAACCCTGCAGATCGGTCCCCAGGGTGATGTACAGGCGACCTCTTATGCGGGCGCGGTGAGCGTCATGTTCGTCTTCTTCGCCGCCATGCACGGGGCCATGGGAGGGCTGGACGATCGACGATCCGGCCTCCAATCACGCCTGGCCCTAGCGCGCGGCGGCCTCGCGCCCATCCTTGGCGGACGGGCTGCCTGGCTGACGGCGGTGGGCGTGATGCAGTCGACGGCGGTCTTCGTCGCAGCCTGGTTCAAGTTGCCCGATCTCGCCCCCTGGCAGATGGCGGCGGCGGCGGTCACTGCGTTAGCGGTCGGTTTCTGCGCCGCCGGCCTGGCCTTGGCCCTGACGGCGGCATGTCGGTCGCGCGAACAGGCCCAGCCGCTCACGACCTTCGTGGTCCTGTTGCTGGCCGCTCTGGGCGGATCGATGGCGCCGCGCTTTTTGATGCCCGAGGCCTTCCGCGACCTCGGCTGGATCACGCCCCACGCCTGGGCCATCGAGGCCTATCAGGCCGTGATCTGGCGCGGCGAGTTCACCTCGACGGTCATCGCCGCCTGGGCGGTCATGGCCGGTCTGGGCGCAGGCGGCCTTGCGGTCGCCCTGATGTTGGAGCGGCGGCGCGCCGCCCGTTGA
- a CDS encoding sterol desaturase family protein has translation MLKDLFVTTLALSLIIGVRYLLVGVVTHGLLWGGAGRGRQLNHRPPAAKRIRAEVIASLIACPIYALPAAFVIELWKRGGTAIYDDIHAWPLWWLPVSFIVYMLAHDAFYYWVHRGLHHPRIFPWAHAEHHRSRDSSAFASFAFDPAEAIATAWFLPALTLFIPIHWGVALALLTLMTATAVLNHAGREVWPASWLKRAPLRWMITATHHDAHHKRFNGNYGLYFQMWDRWAGSEISSARRRKAETPPL, from the coding sequence ATGTTGAAGGACCTGTTCGTCACCACCCTTGCGCTCAGCCTGATCATCGGCGTGCGCTATCTGTTGGTCGGTGTCGTGACCCATGGCTTGCTGTGGGGCGGGGCGGGACGGGGGCGTCAGCTGAACCACAGGCCGCCGGCGGCGAAACGAATCCGCGCTGAAGTCATCGCGTCCCTGATCGCCTGCCCGATCTACGCCTTGCCGGCCGCATTCGTCATCGAACTCTGGAAGCGCGGCGGGACGGCGATCTACGACGATATCCACGCCTGGCCGCTGTGGTGGCTGCCCGTCAGCTTCATCGTCTACATGCTGGCCCACGACGCCTTCTACTATTGGGTCCACCGCGGGCTGCACCACCCGCGCATCTTCCCCTGGGCCCACGCCGAACATCATCGGTCGCGCGACTCCAGCGCCTTCGCCTCCTTCGCCTTCGATCCGGCCGAGGCGATCGCCACGGCCTGGTTTTTGCCGGCCCTGACGCTGTTCATCCCGATCCACTGGGGCGTGGCGCTGGCGCTGCTGACCCTGATGACCGCCACCGCCGTGCTGAACCACGCCGGCCGAGAAGTCTGGCCTGCGTCCTGGCTGAAACGCGCGCCGCTACGCTGGATGATCACCGCCACCCACCACGACGCGCACCACAAACGCTTCAACGGCAACTACGGTCTGTATTTCCAGATGTGGGACCGATGGGCAGGCAGCGAGATTTCTTCCGCTCGGCGGAGAAAGGCTGAGACGCCACCGCTTTAA
- a CDS encoding ABC transporter ATP-binding protein — MGSDVAPALSLSGIDAGYDGRSVLSDFSLSIATGEVYALLGANGAGKSTVARVACGLLPARRGRVVLGEGGGPRGRIGLAPQDSALFPALSPRENVDVTARLCGVPKRDRGAAVNRALDLTGCGPRADQPVRTLSGGWKRRANLSAALVGKPRLLIADEPTEGVDATTRSVLSVALRETAKAGAGCLLISHDAVFVADTADRIGILAQGRLLAEGAPNALLHRAFGSARLLSIRLTRPASDPAAQWFAQAGLTASEDRLEWRRLCEDALAIAQMLAAVVDGEDGEVAVRRPGLDDLVAQLSQAPA; from the coding sequence TTGGGGTCTGACGTCGCGCCGGCCTTGTCGCTGAGCGGGATAGACGCGGGCTATGATGGCCGATCCGTGCTGAGCGACTTCAGCCTGAGCATCGCTACGGGCGAGGTCTATGCCCTGCTCGGGGCGAATGGTGCGGGCAAGTCCACGGTGGCGCGTGTGGCCTGCGGTCTGCTGCCCGCTCGGCGCGGGCGTGTCGTCCTGGGCGAAGGCGGCGGACCACGCGGGCGCATCGGGCTGGCGCCGCAGGACAGCGCCCTGTTCCCGGCCCTGTCGCCGCGCGAGAACGTCGATGTGACGGCGCGGCTCTGCGGGGTGCCTAAGCGTGATCGCGGCGCGGCGGTGAACCGCGCGCTCGACCTGACCGGCTGCGGCCCACGCGCGGACCAGCCGGTGCGCACCCTGTCCGGCGGCTGGAAACGGCGCGCCAACCTCAGCGCCGCCCTGGTCGGAAAGCCGCGCCTGCTGATCGCCGACGAACCGACGGAGGGCGTGGATGCGACGACCCGCAGCGTCCTGTCCGTCGCCCTGCGCGAAACCGCAAAGGCCGGCGCCGGCTGCCTTCTGATCAGCCATGACGCCGTCTTCGTCGCCGATACGGCCGACCGGATCGGCATCCTGGCGCAGGGACGGCTTCTGGCGGAAGGCGCGCCGAACGCCCTGCTGCATCGCGCCTTCGGATCCGCCCGGCTGCTCAGCATTCGCCTGACCCGACCGGCGTCGGACCCTGCGGCCCAATGGTTCGCCCAGGCGGGGCTGACCGCGTCCGAGGACAGGCTGGAGTGGCGTCGGCTCTGCGAGGACGCGCTGGCCATCGCCCAGATGCTTGCCGCCGTGGTCGATGGCGAGGATGGCGAGGTCGCCGTGCGCCGCCCCGGCCTGGACGATCTGGTCGCACAGCTGTCGCAGGCTCCAGCATGA
- a CDS encoding phytoene desaturase: MRAAVIGSGFGGLSLAIRLQSAGIQTTVFEARDLEGGRAYVFKDKGYTFDAGPTVITDPSALEELFQASGRKLSDYVELLPVAPFYRLCWEDGDVFDYVNDQDELDRQIVARNPADKDGYRKFLAYSQDLLKEGYLKLGAVPFLDFASMVKAAPELMRLQAWRSVYDKVASYIQDEHLRQAFSFHSLLVGGNPFATSSIYALIHALERRWGVWFPRGGTGALIQAMVRLLKDLGGEVRLNSPVERITMANGRATGVVVNGETLAFDMVASNADVVHTYQRLLGQEPRGQKEGAKLASRRHSMSLFVIYFGLKRVHPEVRHHTVLFGPRYRELIAEIFKGPDLPDDFSLYLHAPTRTDPSLAPEGCDAFYVLAPVPHLASADIDWKVEGPRYRDRILAYLEERYIPGLTADLDTCRIFTPVDFRDQLNAHQGSAFSLEPILTQSAWFRVHNRDDQIPNLYFVGAGTHPGAGVPGVVGSAKATAALMIEDARQPA; this comes from the coding sequence ATGCGGGCTGCAGTAATCGGATCGGGCTTCGGAGGCTTGTCGCTGGCCATACGGCTGCAGTCGGCGGGCATTCAGACCACGGTGTTTGAGGCCCGCGATCTGGAGGGCGGCCGGGCCTATGTGTTCAAAGACAAGGGCTATACCTTCGACGCCGGTCCCACCGTCATCACCGACCCGTCGGCGCTGGAGGAACTGTTCCAGGCCAGCGGCCGCAAGCTGTCGGACTATGTCGAACTTCTGCCGGTCGCGCCCTTCTACCGACTGTGCTGGGAAGACGGCGATGTCTTCGACTACGTCAACGACCAGGACGAGCTGGACCGCCAGATCGTGGCGCGCAATCCGGCCGACAAGGACGGTTATCGCAAGTTCCTGGCCTATTCGCAGGACCTGCTGAAGGAAGGCTATCTGAAGCTGGGGGCCGTGCCGTTTCTGGACTTCGCCAGCATGGTCAAGGCGGCGCCGGAGCTGATGCGGCTTCAGGCCTGGCGGTCGGTCTATGACAAGGTCGCCAGCTATATTCAAGACGAGCACCTGCGTCAGGCGTTCAGCTTCCACTCCCTGCTGGTCGGCGGAAATCCGTTCGCGACCTCGTCGATCTATGCCTTGATCCATGCGCTGGAGCGGCGCTGGGGCGTGTGGTTCCCGCGTGGCGGCACCGGAGCCCTGATCCAGGCCATGGTGCGTCTGCTCAAGGATTTGGGCGGTGAGGTGCGGCTGAACAGTCCGGTCGAGCGCATCACCATGGCGAACGGTCGCGCGACCGGCGTGGTGGTGAACGGCGAGACGCTGGCCTTCGATATGGTCGCCTCCAACGCCGACGTGGTTCACACCTATCAGCGCCTGCTGGGCCAGGAACCGCGCGGTCAGAAGGAGGGCGCCAAGCTGGCGTCGCGGCGTCACTCCATGTCGCTGTTCGTCATCTATTTCGGCCTGAAACGCGTCCATCCGGAGGTGCGCCACCACACGGTGCTGTTCGGGCCGCGCTATCGCGAACTGATCGCCGAGATCTTCAAGGGGCCGGATCTGCCCGACGACTTCTCGCTGTATTTGCACGCGCCGACGCGGACCGATCCGTCATTGGCCCCGGAAGGCTGCGACGCCTTCTATGTGCTGGCGCCCGTGCCGCACCTGGCCTCGGCGGACATCGACTGGAAGGTCGAGGGGCCGCGCTATCGCGACCGGATCCTGGCCTATCTGGAAGAACGCTACATCCCTGGCCTGACGGCGGACCTGGACACCTGCCGCATCTTCACGCCGGTCGATTTCCGCGACCAGCTCAACGCCCATCAGGGTTCGGCCTTCTCGCTGGAGCCGATCCTGACCCAGAGCGCCTGGTTCCGGGTTCATAACCGCGACGACCAGATCCCCAACCTGTATTTTGTGGGCGCCGGCACCCATCCCGGCGCGGGCGTGCCGGGCGTGGTCGGATCGGCCAAGGCCACCGCCGCCCTGATGATCGAGGATGCGAGGCAGCCGGCATGA